One segment of Purpureocillium takamizusanense chromosome 7, complete sequence DNA contains the following:
- a CDS encoding uncharacterized protein (COG:S~EggNog:ENOG503NVR5), with protein MAAMRGPRLQVGSSAWIAEERSSALKITQAEVEEFSFSVRNELDWLNEHMAGIFNENETNLAETFKTPGKLRGKTPRTARKNPAESRVPLSDVFAPTPNIPLKVASQADLNQSPQAHAQGARSSHSPVKQASARKPVFSPKPTATQDSGYFGSQDVGAVNIHLDSEPGDTQDAYNIGEWHTTTTVPVRRESSTRQIALESPEKTFQTAREEQTTRVLSDATAKIATPRVDFMTDQLAEDEEMDVVSSSNPAPTHPTANARQNQSADADPQSDDARSPSDGSSPVRPVVRKSSLNFASLPAREPLTAGKSIGGRVSRTSHLDHIRTSYYNRPTGGKSLGNLARLDHDDDEHHDQMDVDEDVTARGMNEQSNVAASHTMTYTQRLQDQINRLGKSQSGGGAPPKQLATVPATQPQKPAAVRSPSPVRKTPVQTTPGAFPVDEDEDDDDWIEPPATTTQTTDLRPALPKSHSADVMEDIQGKETIGQPDFRARTGYPGAHGHGKSASVSTVPIMHSASDPDLLALKKTVSVSNPTLMSAVEATKADTPSKSPSRTMRESPLKQVKNKLSSILKSSRGLLASSAAVSAEGKSLMSPSTARLGLHPTMSSESVASKQKADPLSRQQPDASPTKPIARRTRASTEREKEQKRREKDAKRAVEQSDKLEKAREKEREKAYIFSKEQEKLAAMEKQIALKKQEERTLPKSTPKATRTSPRRAPAVEEQEQKPSDKDVEMEDALPVAPAPVASQSVGSSQGNRAKETKRPMKPTKESQTKARQAPTVIRVNTGSQHSQYHPSSRLSTTPHETVGASSSQSQSQLGSRTSKASLHAKPSSQSLRGTASVSRPKVLDLAAKKKEQDEREAQRRRDAKAEIERKRAAAQEEQRKQEEARRQEAERQKRQEREFAASQNDGKTPAQRKAAIEKAKQTRAPPPAVRSQLHGQADGAAGHDKRISTAPGARAEAQRPQSRMTGNLQRSQDESSRPVNAVLTNAGKTAVKRTLGGPERSDAKRRRTSETFDEEADKDRSRNIKGPPVRPSAGFKKDLPTKSMYGYTAAPPSATRDLFKATVTAQHNSHVKAAHPLDMAQISKGAIPFAPNPNPAGGAYKTPARPAAPHGAKSSAKPARSSPRFQNGESIELPEIQTDDEDEDEDESHGMVAAWADSPDLRRALMHQETLDPSHIFGPPAPLNMEEVFNKSKDRWHKFRARTSSANWSGADRLTEDDIRKDLAARDKLRREGGWSYDMSKGLL; from the exons atggccgccatgaGAGGACCGCGACTGCAGGTCGGCTCCTCGGCCTGGATCGCTGAGGAGCGATCTTCCGCTCTTAAGATCACGCAAGCTGAGGTGGAAGAGTTCTCATTCTCGGTACGGAACGAGCTTGACTGGCTCAACGAGCACATGGCTGGCATCTTCAACGAAAACGAAAC AAACCTTGCGGAAACATTCAAAACGCCTGGAAAGCTGCGCGGGAAGACACCACGAACGGCCCGCAAGAATCCGGCCGAATCGCGTGTG CCTCTGTCCGACGTATTCGCGCCGACCCCAAATATCCCTCTCAAAGTCGCCTCTCAAGCCGACCTCAACCAGTCGCCACAAGCTCATGCTCAAGGCGCTCGATCTTCGCACAGTCCCGTCAAGCAGGCTTCTGCCCGGAAACCCGTCTTCTCGCCCAAACCAACGGCAACTCAAGACTCTGGATACTTTGGCAGCCAGGACGTTGGCGCTGTCAACATTCACTTGGATTCAGAGCCTGGTGATACCCAGGACGCTTATAATATTGGCGAGTGGCACACAACGACAACTGTGCCAGTCAGGCGCGAGAGCTCAACGCGGCAGATCGCTCTCGAGTCGCCAGAAAAGACCTTTCAGACTGCTCGGGAGGAGCAGACGACTCGTGTGCTCAGCGATGCGACGGCAAAGATCGCCACGCCTCGTGTGGATTTCATGACGGACCAgcttgccgaggacgaggagatggacgtGGTGTCGAGTTCCAACCCTGCTCCTACACATCCCACTGCGAATGCGCGCCAAAATCAgtctgccgacgccgacccaCAGTCAGACGATGCTCGGTCACCGTCGGACGGATCGAGTCCGGTACGGCCCGTGGTCCGGAAGAGCAGCTTAAATTTTGCGTCCCTGCCCGCAAGAGAGCCGCTCACAGCGGGAAAGAGCATCGGCGGCCGTGTTTCCAGGACAAGCCATTTGGACCATATTCGAACAAGCTACTATAACAGGCCAACCGGCGGGAAGAGTCTCGGGAACCTCGCAAGACTtgaccatgatgatgatgagcaccACGACCAGAtggatgtcgacgaggacgtcacAGCCCGCGGCATGAACGAGCAAAGCAACGTCGCCGCAAGCCATACGATGACATACACGCAACGACTGCAAGACCAAATAAACCGACTGGGCAAGTCGCaatccggcggcggcgcgccaccaAAACAACTTGCAACGGTGCCAGCGACGCAGCCTCAGAAACCTGCTGCAGTTAGATCTCCATCCCCTGTTCGGAAGACGCCAGTCCAGACGACGCCTGGGGCATTCCCAGTagatgaggacgaagacgacgacgattgGATCGAGCCACCCGCAACAACCACCCAAACCACCGACCTAAGGCCAGCACTGCCAAAGAGCCATTCGGCGGATGTAATGGAAGATATTCAGGGCAAAGAGACAATCGGCCAGCCCGACTTTCGCGCCCGGACCGGATATCCCGGAGCCCATGGGCACGGCAAGTCAGCATCTGTATCTACCGTCCCGATTATGCACTCGGCTTCGGACCCAGATCTACTGGCTCTCAAGAAGACTGTCTCGGTCTCGAACCCCACGTTGATGAGCGCGGTCGAGGCCACAAAGGCGGATACACCCTCCAAGTCTCCTTCCCGAACAATGCGAGAGAGCCCTCTGAAGCAAGTCAAGAACAAGCTCTCCTCGATATTGAAGAGCTCCAGGGGTCTGTTGGCAAGCAGTGCTGCAGTCAGCGCCGAGGGGAAGTCATTGATGTCCCCCTCCACAGCGCGGCTTGGACTGCATCCTACAATGTCGTCCGAATCTGTCGCCTCCAAGCAAAAGGCGGATCCCCTGAGTCGCCAGCAGCCAGACGCAAGTCCCACGAAGCCTATCGCCCGGCGTACCAGAGCGTCTACTGAACGGGAGAAGGAGCAGAAGCGTCGGGAAAAAGACGCGAAACGAGCCGTGGAGCAGAGCGACAAACTTGAGAAGGCGCGCGAAAAGGAGAGGGAAAAGGCATACATCTTCAGCAAGGAACAAGAAAAGCTTGCAGCCATGGAGAAACAGATCGCCCTGAAGAAACAAGAGGAGAGAACCCTGCCGAAGAGCACCCCGAAAGCCACGAGAACCAGTCCTAGACGGGCGCCTGCAGTCGAGGAACAGGAGCAAAAGCCGTCTGACAAAGACGTTGAGATGGAAGATGCCCTACCTGTCGCCCCTGCGCCGGTTGCTTCTCAGTCTGTCGGATCGAGCCAAGGAAATCGAGCCAAGGAAACAAAGCGACCCATGAAGCCGACCAAGGAGTCCCAgaccaaggcaaggcaggcaccAACTGTAATCAGGGTAAACACTGGCTCTCAGCACTCGCAGTACCACCCTTCGAGCAGACTGTCAACTACCCCCCACGAGACTGTGGGTGCTTCCAGTTCGCAGTCTCAGAGCCAGCTTGGGAGTAGAACGAGCAAGGCCTCGTTGCACGCGAAGCCTTCTTCTCAGAGCCTGCGCGGCACTGCGTCGGTAAGCCGCCCCAAGGTCTTGGACCTGGcagccaagaagaaggagcagGATGAACGTGAGGCGCAGCGTCGACGCGATGCCAAGGCAGAGATTGAGCGGAAACGCGCAGCCGCGCAAGAGGAGCAGCggaagcaggaggaggcgcggcgccaagAGGCCGAGCGGCAGAAGCGTCAAGAGCGAGAGTTTGCCGCATCTCAGAATGATGGCAAGACTCCTGCTCAACGAAAAGCGGCCATCGAGAAGGCGAAGCAGACACGAGCGCCACCCCCTGCGGTACGATCTCAGCTGCATGGGCAGGCcgatggcgcggcgggccacgacaAGAGGATCTCGACAGCTCCTGGCGCAagggccgaggcgcagcgaCCACAGTCGCGGATGACGGGCAACCTGCAGCGCTCTCAGGATGAGTCAAGCCGCCCCGTCAACGCGGTCCTGACCAACGCGGGCAAGACAGCCGTCAAGCGCACCCTGGGCGGCCCAGAGAGGAGCGATGCAAAGCGACGCCGGACCAGCGAGACGTTtgacgaagaggccgacaAGGATAGGTCACGCAACATCAAAGGCCCTCCCGTGCGACCGTCGGCCGGCTTTAAGAAA GACCTGCCCACCAAGTCCATGTATGGATATACGGCTGCTCCGCCGAGCGCAACCCGCGACCTGTTCAAAGCCACAGTCACAGCGCAGCACAACAGTCACGTCAAGGCAGCCCACCCCCTGGACATGGCTCAGATATCCAAGGGCGCGATTCCTTTCGCGCCCAACCCCAAccctgctggcggcgcatACAAGACACCCGCGCGCCCGGCGGCACCTCATGGAGCCAAGTCGTCTGCCAAGCCAGCGCGGTCATCGCCTCGGTTCCAAAACGGTGAATCCATCGAGCTCCCTGAGATCCAGaccgatgacgaggatgaagacgaggacgagtcacacggcatggtggcggcgtgggccgaCTCTCCCGACCTGCGCCGGGCGCTGATGCATCAGGAGACGCTGGACCCGTCTCACATCTTCGGGCCTCCGGCGCCGCTGAACATGGAAGAGGTCTTCAACAAGAGCAAGGACAGGTGGCACAAGTTCCGTGCACGCACATCCAGCGCCAACTGGAGCGGCGCCGATCGCTTGACCGAGGATGACATCCGGAAGGACCTGGCTGCGCGCGACAAGttgcggcgcgagggcggctggTCCTATGACATGAGCAAGGGATTGCTGTGA
- a CDS encoding uncharacterized protein (COG:S~EggNog:ENOG503P405), translating into MAFCGRCAGLTLHDFYDRPIPFHRNLVDLKQSADAGCPFCSLCWASLLKITNKDRLGKLLRNESAWDEGERWTPTMWLMGGHFHTRGRAGAYIEISCGKPNQVASGGEPEEESNPRFSVSARLEVYELPGQPSTFRLLGRRSTAV; encoded by the exons ATGGCCTTCTGCGGCCGCTGTGCCGGCCTGACCCTGCACGACTTCTACGACCGACCCATCCCCTTCCACCGCAACCTCGTCGACTTGAAGCAGAGCGCGGATGCCGGCTGTCCCTTCTGTTCCTTGTGCTGGGCCTCGCTTCTCAAAATCACCAACAAGGACCGGTTAGGAAAGCTGCTGCGAAATGAGTCTGCCTGGGATGAAGGCGAGAGGTGGACTCCCACAATGTGGCTGATGGGCGGCCACTTCCACACCCGCGGCAGAGCCGGGGCGTATATTGAAATCTCCTGTGGGAAGCCCAACCAAGTTGCATCGGGTGGCgagccggaggaggagtccAATCCGAGATTCAGCGTGTCGGCGAGGCTCGAGGTTTACGA ACTGCCTGGACAACCATCCACGTTCCGACTCTTGGGACGACGCAGCACGGCCGTCTAG
- a CDS encoding uncharacterized protein (COG:E~COG:G~COG:P~EggNog:ENOG50KOG2533), with protein MPTRVIDVRSPDGPSALRLVSGQGMCEPYMALSYCWGVTADDILTLTPKTFACMTQCIAESDLAQAHQDTVSLARALGIRYIWIDALCIIQGDEQDWTRESRKMAQVYGNATLTVVAGRSADARNGYIDNFVDSSQAGAPSPCRLPVGGTPASDADSSNGGVVMVSLPRSTDLGPVVTRAWCCQERTCCRRAVMFGTEQLFFECETLRIYENGLIADRPAARFAFDQPPPPLTLSSSAHPDELRDRREATLRKWYDFLYVYTACRLSDPHDIFAAIAAIAQRAARALDSRYLAGIWECDMLRGLLWKPCYHLEVSRNARLVTTRPKPTRLAGAARDSRVVRAPSWSWAAVEGPVSHESATPPNMARFRDPAYARARPACAGSARWTREDDDDDDERCGPDKLRVPALELRLIGRLAAVRVSQHGECALSVDDYIAQTYPRGRRRALRINVEGLPLLGLGAALGLADDPCGRVVGIGLFDVREEREGVDIVYCLPLVRDKGLLLAKSGNGRSFSRLGWFWVEKEAWFSSHEETEVHLC; from the coding sequence ATGCCTACGCGGGTCATTGACGTCCGGAGTCCGGACGGGCCATCAGCCCTGCGGCTCGTCTCGGGCCAGGGCATGTGCGAACCGTACATGGCCTTGTCCTACTGCTGGGGTgtgacggccgacgacatcctGACCCTGACTCCCAAGACGTTTGCGTGCATGACCCAATGCATCGCGGAGTCGGATCTGGCACAGGCGCACCAGGACACGGTGTCCCTCGCTCGGGCACTGGGCATACGATACATATGGATCGACGCGCTGTGCATCATCCAAGGCGACGAACAAGACTGGACAAGGGAGTCTAGGAAGATGGCGCAGGTATACGGCAACGCCACCCtgaccgtcgtcgccggaCGCTCCGCAGACGCAAGAAACGGCTACATCGACAACTTCGTGGACTCGTCACAAGCGGGGGCCCCGTCACCATGCCGGCTTCCTGTGGGCGGCACCCCGGCCTCGGACGCGGATTCTtccaacggcggcgtcgtcatggtcAGTCTGCCTCGTTCTACCGacctcggccccgtcgtgACCCGGGCGTGGTGCTGCCAGGAGAGGACTTGCTGTCGACGCGCCGTCATGTTTGGCACAGAGCAGCTCTTCTTCGAATGCGAGACCCTGCGCATCTACGAGAACGGGCTCATCGCAGatcggccggcggcgcggttcGCCTTtgaccagccgccgccgccgttgactCTCTCGTCTTCTGCGCATCctgacgagctgcgcgacagGCGCGAGGCCACCCTGCGCAAGTGGTACGACTTCTTATACGTATACACGGCGTGCCGCCTGTCCGACCCGCACGAcatcttcgccgccatcgccgccatcgcccagcgGGCCGCGCGGGCTCTCGACTCACGCTACCTGGCCGGGATCTGGGAGTGCGACATGCTGCGCGGCCTGCTCTGGAAGCCGTGCTACCACCTCGAGGTGTCTCGGAACGCAAGGCTCGTGACCACGCGGCCCAAGCCCACGcggctcgcgggcgccgcccgagacTCGCGCGTTGTGCGCGccccgtcgtggtcgtgggccgccgtcgagggcccCGTTTCGCATGAGAGCGCTACGCCCCCGAACATGGCGCGCTTCAGGGACCCGGCATATGCGAGGGCACGACCCGCGTGTGCGGGCTCAGCACGGTGGACgcgcgaagacgacgacgacgacgacgagcggtGCGGGCCGGACAAGCTTCGCGTGCccgcgctggagctgcgccTCATCGGTCGCCTAGCCGCCGTGCGGGTGTCGCAGCACGGAGAGTGTGCCCTCAGCGTAGACGACTACATCGCCCAGACGTACCCgaggggaagaaggcgggcgCTGCGGATAAACGTCGAAGGATTGCCGCTTCTCGGACTCGGAGCGGCCTTGGGGCTGGCTGACGATCCGTGTGGCCGCGTCGTGGGCATCGGGCTCTTCGACGTGCGCGAGGAGCGGGAAGGGGTCGACATCGTCTACTGCCTGCCCCTCGTCCGGGACaagggcctgctgctggcgaagAGCGGTAATGGCCGCAGCTTCAGTCGGCTAGGGTGGTTCTGGGTCGAAAAGGAGGCTTGGTTTTCAAGCcacgaggagacggaggtGCATCTGTGTTGA
- the SMC2 gene encoding Structural maintenance of chromosomes protein 2 (EggNog:ENOG503NUZ3~COG:B~COG:D): MRVIEVIIDGFKSYAVRTVISGWDESFNSITGHNGSGKSNILDSICFVLGITNMSTVRAQNLQDLIYKRGQAGVTKASVTIVFDNRDTKTSPIGFEEYATISVTRQIVLGGTSKYLINGHRAQQQTVQNLFQSVQLNINNPNFLIMQGRITKVLNMKAVEILAMIEEAAGTRMFEDRRDKALKTMAKKELKLQELRELLKDEIEPKLEKLRTEKRAFLDFQQTQNDLERLTRLVVAYDYIKCQEKLKQSAADLEGKKQRHKSLEDSASRMKGEIAHLEEDVKKVRAQRDKELKKGGKAQALEEAVKKHANELVRLATVMDLKNTSLAEESEKRSAVEKNVAELETALEDKTTSFNEAKSAYDAAKDDLAKQTKDVESKEELLQTLQTGVASKDGQENGYQGQLQDARNRATAAATEQEQAKIKISHLQSRLKEEEPRAKKAREQNADLLRDLDGLKSQAQRLEKELGKLGFEPGQEEDMYKQEAALQQSVRELRQDSDKLKRQVANIDFNYADPVPGFDRSKVKGLVAQLFTLDKEHTKAGTALEICAGGRLYNVVVDTEVTGTQLLQKGKLRKRVTIIPLNKIAAFKASAQTIATAQSLAPGKVDLALSLVGYDEEVSAAMEYVFGNTLVCADAETAKRVTFDPNVRMRSITLEGDAYDPSGTLSGGSAPNSSGVLVTLQKLNNITRQLSEAEQSLKEVQTNIAKQKSKLDQARRIKQDLDLKSHEIKLAEDQISGNSSSSIIQEVENMKTTISELQESISAAKKRQAEASADVKRIDKDMKDFDTNKDAKLVELQKSIDKLRASLDKNSAAAKTLQKELQNAQLDLEQVGSDLSAARDQLQEVKLGIKAQQQDVEGLAKQQAELTETHDAVQAQLDDERAKLHLFDDELRALEEATRSKNARIAEDGLEMQKLGHQIERFHKEQQGAAENVAHLEADHDWIEDEKDKFGRSGTPYDFQGQNIGECKSTLRNLTERFQGMKKKINPKVMNMIDSVEKKEVSLKHMIKTVIRDKRKIEETIVSLDDYKKKALQETWEKVNGDFGQIFSELLPGGSFAKLDPPEGKAISDGLEVKVCLGKVWKQSLTELSGGQRSLVALSLIMALLQFKPAPMYILDEVDAALDLSHTQNIGRLIKTRFKGSQFIVVSLKDGMFQNANRIFRTRFSEGTSMVQALTPADMK, encoded by the exons ATGAGGGTGATCGAAGTGATTATCGAC GGCTTCAAGTCGTACGCCGTACGAACGGTCATCTCAGGATG GGACGAGAGCTTCAACTCCATCACCGGCCACAACGGCAGTGGCAAATCCAACATTCTCGACTCAATATGCTTCGTCCTGGGCATCACCAACATGTCCACGGTTCGAGCGCAGAACCTACAG GACCTCATTTATAAGCGCGGACAGGCTGGCGTCACAAAAGCCAGCGTTACCATCGTGTTCGACAACCGGGATACTAAGACGTCGCCGATCGGGTTCGAAGAGTATGCCACCATTAGCGTCACACGCCAAATCGTCCTGGGCGGCACGTCCAAGTACCTCATAAATGGCCACCGTGCACAGCAGCAGACGGTACAGAACTTGTTCCAGTCCGTCCAGCTGAACATCAACAACCCCAACTTCCTCATCATGCAAGGCCGAATTACCAAAGTCCTCAACATGAAGGCAGTGGAGATCCTTGCCATGATTGAGGAAGCGGCAGGCACGCGAATGTTTGAGGATAGGAGAgacaaggcgctcaagaCCATGGCTAAGAAGGAGCTCAAGTTGCAGGAGTTGAGGGAGCTGCTCAAAGATGAGATTGAGCccaagctggagaagctgcgTACCGAGAAGCGCGCATTCCTCGATTTCCAACAGACACAAAACGATCTAGAGCGACTCACAAGGCTTGTCGTTGCCTACGACTATATCAAGTGCCAGGAAAAGCTAAAGCAATCTGCTGCCGATctcgagggcaagaagcAGAGGCACAAGAGCCTGGAAGATTCCGCGTCGCGCATGAAGGGCGAGATCGCGCACCTCGAGGAAGATGTGAAAAAGGTCCGCGCTCAACGGGACAAGGAGCTTaagaagggcggcaaggctcaggcgctggaggaggcggtcAAAAAGCACGCCAACGAGCTAGTGCGACTTGCCACGGTCATGGATCTCAAGAACACGAGCTTGGCCGAGGAGAGTGAAAAAAGGTCCGCCGTGGAGAAGAATGTCGCTGAGCTCGAGACTGCGCTCGAAGACAAGACGACATCTTTCAACGAAGCCAAGTCCGCCTACGACGCAGCAAAGGACGACCTCGCAAAGCAGACCAAGGATGTCGAgtccaaggaggagctgcttcAAACCCTTCAAACTGGCGTCGCATCAAAGGACGGCCAGGAGAATGGCTACCAGGGCCAGTTGCAAGACGCGAGGAATCGCGCGACAGCCGCTGCAAccgagcaggagcaggccaagATCAAGATTTCCCACCTGCAGAGTAGGCtgaaggaagaagagcctCGGGCAAAAAAAGCCAGGGAGCAGAATGCCGACCTCTTGCGGGACTTGGACGGCCTCAAATCACAGGCTCAACGCCTCGAGAAGGAACTCGGCAAGCTGGGGTTTGAGCCAGGCCAAGAGGAAGACATGTACAAGCAAGAAGCGGCATTACAACAGTCAGTCCGTGAGTTGCGACAGGACTCGGACAAACTGAAGCGCCAGGTCGCCAACATCGACTTCAACTACGCGGACCCCGTCCCCGGCTTCGACCGGTCCAAGGTCAAGGGGCTGGTAGCGCAACTCTTCACCCTCGACAAGGAACACACCAAAGCAGGCACCGCCCTGGAGATTTGTGCCGGAGGCCGTTTGTACAACGTTGTCGTCGACACCGAAGTAACGGGCACGCAGCTGCTCCAGAAGGGCAAGCTGAGGAAGCGAGTAACGATCATTCCACTCAACAAGATCGCTGCGTTCAAGGCGTCTGCCCAGACAATCGCCACGGCGCAAAGTCTGGCTCCTGGCAAGGTTGATCTTGCCCTGTCGCTGGTTGGATACGATGAGGAAGTGTCGGCCGCGATGGAGTACGTCTTTGGCAACACGTTGGTgtgcgccgacgccgaaaCCGCGAAGCGCGTCACGTTTGACCCGAATGTGAGGATGCGTAGCATAACCCTGGAGGGCGATGCTTACGATCCCTCTGGAACGCTCTCTGGTGGTAGCGCGCCGAACTCGAGCGGCGTTCTTGTCACTCTCCAGAAGCTCAACAACATCACGAGACAGCTCAGTGAGGCAGAGCAGTCGCTCAAGGAAGTGCAAACCAACATTGCCAAGCAAAAGTCCAAGCTGGACCAGGCGCGGCGCATCAAGCAGGACCTCGACTTGAAAAGCCACGAGATCAAGCTGGCCGAAGACCAAATCAGCGGCAactcctcgtcctcgatcATCCAGGAGGTGGAGAACATGAAGACCACCATAAGCGAGCTTCAGGAGAGCATctcggcggccaagaagcgccaGGCTGAGGCGAGCGCGGACGTGAAGCGGATCGACAAGGACATGAAGGATTTCGACACCAACAAGGACGCCAAGCTTGTGGAGCTTCAGAAGTCAATCGACAAGCTCAGGGCCAGCCTCGACAAGAATTCTGCCGCCGCGAAAACGCTGCAAAAAGAACTCCAAAACGCTCAGCTGGACCTAGAGCAGGTGGGCAGTGATCTCTCGGCCGCGCGTGACCAGCTGCAGGAAGTAAAGCTCGGCAtcaaggcgcagcagcaagacgTCGAAGGCCTTGCCAAGCAGCAAGCCGAGTTGACAGAGACTCACGATGCCGTCCAGGCCCAGCTAGATGACGAGCGGGCCAAGCTGCACCTCTTTGATGATGAACTCCGCGCGCTGGAAGAGGCAACTCGCTCCAAAAACGCTCGGATAGCTGAGGACGGCTTGGAGATGCAAAAGCTTGGCCACCAGATCGAGCGCTTCCacaaggagcagcagggTGCGGCGGAAAACGTCGCCCACCTCGAGGCGGACCACGACTGgatcgaggacgagaaggacAAGTTTGGTCGCAGCGGCACGCCATACGACTTCCAGGGCCAGAACATTGGCGAGTGCAAGTCGACGCTTCGCAACTTGACGGAACGCTTCCAGggcatgaagaagaagatcAACCCCAAGGTTATGAACATGATTGACAGcgtcgagaagaaggaagTGTCGCTCAAGCACATGATCAAGACGGTCATCCGCGACAAGCGCAAGATCGAGGAGACGATTGTGAGCCTCGACGACTACAAGAAGAAGGCTCTGCAGGAGACGTGGGAGAAGGTCAACGGGGACTTTGGCCAGATCTTCTCGGAGCtcctgcccggcggcagcttcgccAAGCTCGATCCCcccgagggcaaggccattagcgacggcctcgaggtcaagGTCTGCCTGGGCAAGGTGTGGAAGCAGAGCCTGACGGAGCTGAGCGGTGGTCAAAG GTCTCTCGTGGCCCTGTCGCTCATCATGGCTCTGCTGCAGTTCAAGCCCGCGCCCATGTACATCCTCGAtgaggtcgacgccgcgctggatCTGTCGCACACGCAGAACATTGGCCGGCTCATCAAGACGCGCTTCAAGGGCTCCCagttcatcgtcgtcagcctcAAAGACGGCATGTTCCAAAACGCCAACCGCATCTTCCGCACGCGCTTCAGCGAGGGCACCAGCATGGTTCAGGCCCTGACGCCGGCGGACATGAAGTAG